From Sulfurovum riftiae, a single genomic window includes:
- a CDS encoding type I restriction-modification system subunit M — MESKINRITDILRRDDGISGAMMYTEQISWILFLKFINDLEINKAEEAELDGKEYTYIIDEKYRWDVWACPKDAKGKLDLMNAQSGDDLLEFVNGELFPYLKGFKSITADVKSVKYKIGAIFEFIDNRIANGHTLREVLDIIDAMDFHSQADLFQLSVIYEKLLKDMGSDGGNSGEFYTPRPLIKVIVDVLDPKIGETIYDPAAGSCGFLIDAYNHIRYEDVASNKQRELSTEQLKFLNEDTFFGNEKTPLSYVMGVMNMILHGIESPNIAKANTLTKDIRGLEEKDRYDVILANPPFGGKEKEQIQQNFPIKSNATELLFLQHMMNHLKLEGRCGVVIPEGVLFQTNKAFQAVKKELLERFNVHTILSLPSGVFLPYSGVKTNVVFFDRNGSTSDIFYYEVNPPYKLTKNKPIQYEHFKEFLDVWKERKLTDNSWVVNVNDIVDYDISAKNPNNVEVIEHKAPLELVESIKTNNAQIDVLMDEIRVILEGKDV; from the coding sequence TTGGAATCCAAAATAAACCGAATAACCGACATCCTCCGCCGCGATGACGGCATCAGCGGGGCGATGATGTATACAGAGCAGATCTCTTGGATACTCTTTCTCAAGTTCATAAACGATCTTGAGATCAACAAGGCAGAAGAGGCAGAGTTGGATGGGAAGGAGTATACCTACATCATAGATGAGAAGTACCGTTGGGATGTTTGGGCTTGTCCTAAAGATGCTAAGGGGAAGCTTGATCTTATGAATGCTCAGAGCGGGGATGATCTGCTGGAGTTTGTGAATGGGGAGTTGTTTCCTTACCTCAAGGGGTTTAAGTCCATCACGGCAGATGTGAAGTCGGTGAAGTATAAGATAGGGGCTATTTTTGAGTTTATTGATAACCGTATTGCCAACGGGCATACGCTTCGGGAAGTGCTGGACATCATAGATGCGATGGACTTTCACTCTCAGGCTGATCTGTTTCAGCTTTCAGTCATTTATGAGAAACTGCTCAAAGACATGGGGAGTGACGGGGGTAATTCCGGTGAGTTTTATACGCCCCGGCCGCTCATTAAGGTCATTGTCGATGTGCTTGACCCGAAGATAGGGGAGACCATTTATGATCCTGCTGCGGGGAGCTGCGGGTTTCTCATAGATGCTTACAACCATATACGCTATGAAGATGTGGCGTCCAACAAACAGAGAGAACTCTCTACCGAGCAGCTCAAGTTCTTAAACGAAGATACTTTTTTCGGCAACGAGAAGACACCGCTGAGCTACGTGATGGGTGTGATGAATATGATACTCCACGGCATCGAGTCGCCCAACATCGCCAAAGCCAATACCCTTACCAAAGACATACGGGGACTGGAGGAGAAAGACCGTTACGATGTCATTCTTGCCAACCCGCCTTTTGGTGGTAAGGAGAAAGAGCAGATACAGCAGAACTTCCCCATAAAGTCCAACGCGACAGAGCTTCTGTTCCTCCAGCACATGATGAACCACCTCAAGCTTGAGGGCAGGTGTGGTGTGGTCATTCCCGAGGGTGTGCTGTTTCAGACGAACAAGGCGTTTCAGGCGGTTAAAAAGGAGCTTCTGGAGCGTTTTAACGTGCATACCATACTTAGCCTGCCCAGCGGGGTGTTTTTGCCGTACAGTGGGGTTAAGACCAATGTGGTGTTTTTCGACCGTAACGGGAGTACTTCGGACATCTTCTACTACGAAGTGAACCCGCCATACAAGCTTACCAAGAACAAGCCCATACAGTATGAACATTTCAAAGAGTTCTTGGACGTATGGAAAGAGCGAAAGTTGACCGATAACTCGTGGGTAGTCAATGTCAATGACATAGTAGATTATGACATCTCTGCAAAGAACCCGAATAATGTAGAAGTTATCGAGCATAAAGCACCCCTGGAACTGGTAGAGAGCATTAAGACGAACAATGCACAGATAGATGTGTTGATGGATGAGATCAGGGTGATCTTGGAGGGGAAAGATGTGTAA
- the hsdR gene encoding EcoAI/FtnUII family type I restriction enzme subunit R codes for MAFTEADTRAKLIDPRLKSSNWLESNIVREYYFTDGRKLIGGKRGKQYYVDYLLVYENTNLAIIEAKAENKDPLDGLQQSINYAQKLKIDFVYATNGHKIYEHNLITGKGDWVEKFPTPQTLFERKFPTITPAKEKLIKQPYHFEGNMKPRYYQQIAVDKTLEAIANGKDKVLLTLATGTGKTYIAFQIVYRLFEAKWSRTGTERRPKVLFLADRNVLADQAFNTFNPLEKDIVRVNGKEIRKRGGRVPTNANVFFAIYQSIAERKSDEFDAENDVTAYYKQYPPEFFDLVIIDECHRGSANEESSWRDILDYFGSAVHLGLTATPKRGDNVDTYAYFGEPVYEYSLKEGINDGFLTPYKVKRIQTNIDEYRFNPNDIIQGELEEQIVALDKFEKQVIIPKRTELIARTILEQINPMDKTIVFCVNQKHAIDMKIAIDKYKTVKDNDYCVRVTSDEGEIGRDYLEAFQNNDRDIPTILTSSKMLTTGVDAKNVRNVVLTAPIRSMTEFKQIIGRGTRVYDGKDFFTIIDFVGATNLFYDDAWDGLPEEQIDDTTVEPDKGADKIKEPKQPYGSSTGSDTDETESKKQEKVTIDIRGRKLKVIDIETTYVGEDGIPLKTHEYLEFLVGVLEKFFHDEKQLREIWSDPIKREELLEKLRAMQIDEVQLEELKTIFDAEDSDIYDVLAHLAFNLDIKTRSERAFAVHYRKYIEKYHNGKVKAFLNFILERYEKDGVKEMGSDKLSSLIKLSGIDRNELKEAFESAANIREGYFGLQREIYR; via the coding sequence TTGGCATTTACCGAAGCAGATACCAGAGCTAAACTCATCGACCCCAGACTCAAATCCAGCAACTGGCTGGAGTCTAACATTGTTCGTGAATACTACTTTACCGACGGGCGGAAGCTCATCGGCGGGAAGCGTGGGAAGCAGTATTATGTGGACTACCTTCTTGTATATGAAAACACCAATCTTGCCATCATCGAAGCCAAAGCTGAGAACAAAGACCCTCTGGACGGTCTGCAGCAGTCCATCAACTACGCCCAAAAACTCAAGATAGATTTTGTCTATGCGACCAACGGGCATAAGATATATGAACACAACCTCATTACAGGCAAAGGTGACTGGGTAGAAAAGTTTCCTACGCCTCAGACACTTTTTGAGCGAAAATTCCCTACGATTACACCTGCCAAAGAGAAGCTCATCAAACAGCCTTATCATTTCGAAGGCAACATGAAACCACGCTACTACCAGCAGATCGCGGTAGATAAAACCCTTGAAGCCATTGCCAACGGTAAAGACAAGGTATTGCTTACTCTGGCGACAGGTACAGGTAAAACCTACATCGCTTTTCAGATCGTCTACAGGCTCTTTGAAGCCAAGTGGAGCAGGACAGGCACAGAGAGACGACCAAAAGTGCTCTTTCTTGCTGACCGTAACGTATTGGCCGACCAGGCGTTCAACACTTTCAACCCTCTGGAGAAGGACATTGTCCGTGTCAACGGCAAGGAGATACGCAAACGGGGCGGCAGGGTACCGACTAATGCCAATGTCTTTTTTGCTATCTATCAGTCCATTGCAGAGCGAAAGTCAGACGAGTTCGATGCCGAGAATGATGTCACAGCCTACTACAAGCAGTACCCACCGGAGTTCTTCGACCTTGTCATTATCGACGAGTGTCACAGAGGCTCTGCCAATGAGGAGAGTTCATGGAGAGACATTCTTGATTACTTTGGTTCGGCGGTGCATCTGGGGCTGACAGCGACACCCAAACGGGGAGACAATGTCGACACCTACGCATACTTCGGCGAGCCGGTCTATGAGTACAGCCTCAAAGAGGGGATCAACGACGGTTTCCTGACTCCCTACAAGGTCAAGCGCATCCAGACCAACATTGACGAGTACCGCTTCAACCCCAACGATATCATTCAGGGAGAGCTTGAAGAGCAGATCGTCGCACTCGACAAGTTTGAAAAGCAGGTCATCATCCCCAAGCGTACAGAGCTCATCGCCAGAACCATACTCGAACAGATCAACCCTATGGACAAGACCATTGTCTTTTGTGTGAACCAAAAACACGCTATAGACATGAAGATAGCCATAGACAAGTACAAAACCGTCAAAGACAATGACTACTGTGTCCGTGTCACTTCCGATGAGGGAGAGATAGGGCGAGACTACCTCGAAGCATTCCAGAATAACGACAGAGACATCCCGACCATTTTGACCTCTTCCAAAATGCTCACTACAGGGGTAGATGCAAAAAATGTACGCAATGTCGTTCTCACAGCTCCCATCCGCTCCATGACAGAGTTCAAGCAGATCATCGGACGCGGTACGAGGGTATATGACGGCAAGGACTTTTTTACCATCATCGACTTTGTAGGTGCAACCAATCTCTTCTATGATGATGCCTGGGATGGTCTGCCCGAAGAGCAGATAGACGATACGACTGTGGAACCTGACAAAGGTGCAGACAAGATCAAAGAACCTAAACAACCCTACGGGTCTTCGACAGGCTCAGACACCGATGAGACAGAGAGTAAGAAACAGGAGAAAGTGACCATCGACATACGAGGTAGAAAACTCAAGGTCATAGACATAGAGACCACCTATGTAGGAGAAGACGGTATCCCACTCAAGACGCATGAGTACCTGGAGTTTCTTGTAGGTGTGCTGGAGAAATTCTTCCATGATGAAAAGCAGCTCAGAGAGATCTGGTCAGACCCCATCAAGCGTGAGGAACTTTTAGAGAAGTTGCGAGCGATGCAGATAGACGAAGTCCAACTGGAAGAACTCAAGACAATTTTCGATGCAGAAGATAGTGACATCTACGATGTACTGGCCCATCTGGCATTTAATCTCGACATCAAGACACGAAGTGAGAGGGCTTTTGCGGTGCATTACCGAAAGTATATAGAGAAGTATCATAACGGTAAGGTCAAAGCGTTTTTGAACTTCATTCTGGAGAGGTATGAGAAAGATGGGGTCAAAGAGATGGGGAGTGACAAGCTCTCATCGCTTATTAAATTGAGTGGTATAGACAGAAATGAACTCAAAGAGGCATTTGAAAGTGCAGCCAATATTCGTGAGGGGTATTTTGGGTTGCAGAGGGAGATTTACAGGTGA
- a CDS encoding type II toxin-antitoxin system death-on-curing family toxin translates to MKNQELSLQEAKGFVEIVGSYAKSWALLQGYDDQSLQEVLQSREEKFVLDYDEAKAAIAELKRTLIAKGEATELFGQEKAGEFKGNLLNIYQSFGGADLLPSLEAKAANLLYYIIKGHPFNDGNKRIGAYLFVLFLHKNGMLYKPNGEPKINDNALASVALLVAQSDPTHKEILIRLVMNMLYDGDEKIEVV, encoded by the coding sequence TTGAAAAATCAAGAATTGAGCCTTCAGGAAGCCAAAGGCTTTGTGGAGATCGTCGGCAGCTATGCCAAGAGCTGGGCATTATTGCAGGGGTATGACGACCAGAGCCTTCAGGAGGTACTGCAAAGCAGAGAGGAGAAGTTTGTTCTCGATTACGATGAAGCCAAAGCGGCCATTGCGGAATTGAAGCGGACGCTCATTGCCAAAGGGGAGGCTACGGAGCTTTTCGGGCAGGAGAAAGCGGGAGAGTTCAAAGGCAATCTGCTCAACATCTACCAGAGTTTCGGTGGAGCCGACCTGCTGCCCTCTCTCGAAGCCAAAGCGGCAAACCTGCTCTACTACATCATTAAAGGTCATCCGTTCAACGACGGTAACAAGCGCATCGGTGCATATCTGTTCGTGCTGTTCCTGCATAAAAACGGCATGCTCTACAAACCAAACGGCGAACCGAAGATCAATGACAATGCCCTGGCTTCCGTCGCCCTGCTAGTCGCACAGTCGGATCCTACGCACAAAGAGATCCTGATCAGGCTGGTGATGAATATGCTGTATGACGGGGATGAGAAGATCGAGGTGGTCTGA
- a CDS encoding PDDEXK nuclease domain-containing protein produces the protein MVEKNSFYENVKNILQSARANAYKQVNFIMVEAYWNIGKQIVEEEQSGKERAEYGKYLIKELSKRLTDDFGKGFTQQNLRNMRQFYKLFPIRSSLRSELAWTHYRLLLRIDNQVSREWYMNEAVASNWSTRALERQIGSHYYERIVASRDKSIIKEEAEQHTKSMQLTPKDIIKDPYVLEFLDLKDNKNFRENDLESALIDKVQDFLLELGRGFAFVSRQKHIRTELSDFYIDLVFYNYILKCFVIIDLKRGKLSHQDIGQMDMYVNMFNDLEKAPEDNPTIGIILCTDKDNTVVKYSSIDNEKLFVSKYQLYLPTEEELKAEIEKDILELGLMNIDDQKDYIGNN, from the coding sequence ATGGTAGAGAAAAACAGTTTTTATGAGAATGTTAAAAATATACTTCAGTCTGCAAGAGCAAATGCCTATAAACAAGTTAATTTTATTATGGTTGAGGCGTATTGGAATATAGGTAAGCAGATTGTTGAAGAAGAGCAGAGTGGAAAGGAGAGAGCTGAGTATGGAAAATATCTTATTAAAGAGCTTTCTAAAAGATTGACAGATGATTTTGGAAAAGGATTTACTCAGCAGAATCTTAGAAATATGAGACAGTTTTATAAGCTTTTCCCAATTCGCTCCTCACTGCGTAGCGAATTGGCTTGGACACACTACAGACTACTGTTGCGCATAGATAATCAAGTATCTCGAGAGTGGTATATGAATGAAGCTGTAGCTTCCAATTGGAGTACAAGAGCCCTAGAACGGCAGATAGGGTCTCACTACTATGAGAGGATCGTAGCCAGTAGAGATAAGAGCATCATCAAAGAAGAAGCAGAACAACATACAAAGAGTATGCAGCTCACCCCAAAAGATATTATCAAAGACCCTTATGTTCTAGAGTTTTTAGACTTGAAAGACAATAAAAACTTTAGAGAGAACGACTTGGAGTCTGCACTCATCGATAAAGTACAGGATTTTTTATTGGAGCTAGGACGAGGGTTTGCATTTGTGAGTCGCCAAAAGCATATCCGTACAGAGCTTAGTGATTTCTATATCGATCTGGTGTTTTATAACTATATTCTCAAATGTTTTGTCATCATAGACCTCAAAAGAGGAAAACTCTCTCACCAGGACATTGGTCAGATGGATATGTATGTCAATATGTTCAATGATCTGGAAAAAGCTCCTGAAGACAACCCTACTATAGGTATCATACTCTGCACAGACAAAGACAATACCGTAGTGAAATACTCAAGTATCGACAATGAGAAGCTCTTTGTATCTAAGTATCAGTTATATCTTCCTACAGAAGAGGAGTTGAAAGCTGAGATTGAGAAGGATATTTTGGAGTTGGGGTTGATGAATATAGATGATCAAAAGGATTATATTGGAAATAATTAG